The region TGTAGAGAGAGTAAACCATAATGCCCGTTCGCTCGTCGCGAACGTGCGGCGTTTCGATCATGTTGTATTGAACGTCGCCGCGAATGCCGTGCTGCGGGCCAAAGAGTGTCGTCAATTTAAACTCATCGCAAGCGGCAAAAACATCTGCCGCGTGAGCAAAACTTTCGGGCAGCACAGATGCTTGATTACAAACCAAACCAATTTTCTGTCCACGGACCGCATCGAGGCGGTCATCCAAAATGCGCTCAATACCAAGTCGAACTCTTTTTTGCATATTTAAAATAATAGCCCGAACTTTACGTCCGGGCTATTTCTAGTTAATAGATTTTTAAGTCTATTTCTTTTTTGCAGCTGGCTTCTTAGCGGCCGGCTTCTTTGCGGCTGGTTTCTTTGCGGCTGGTTTTTTTGCAACTACTTTCTTTGCCGGAGCTTTCTTTGCTGCCGGTTTCTTAGCCACAGTCTTTTTCGCTGCAGGCTTAGCCGCAGGTTTCTTTGCTGCCGGTTTCTTAGCGGCCGGCTTCTTAGCCACAGCTTTCTTTGCTGCCGGTTTCGCGGCTGCTTTCTTAGCTACTGGCTTCTTTGCGACTGCTTTTTTAGCTGCAGGCTTTTTGGCCGCAGCCCTTTTCATTGCCGGTTTCTTTTTAGCCGCAGCCTTTTTTGCTGCCGGTTTTTTAGCGACTGCCTTTTTTGCAGCCGGTTTTTTTGCTTTAGTTGCCATTTTTGATATAGATCCTCCTGTTGATACTGATGCTGATTTAGCCATTGGTTTAATATCACCGTCTACCACAGGCGCATCCGGTGCGTTCTTGCCTACCGAAGCAATGCCATTCTCCATTGCCTTGGTAGTTTTATACATCTCACTCTTTCCTATCGGTTCGCCGTTGGCTGCCTTTAGGACAAAGTAAGAAGATCCGTCTTTGGCGGTCTTACGCTCAAAACGTTTATCGTTCAGCGCGTTTTTCTTAACGGACGTGATTCCCTTTGTTGCCGCGCTCCGCGTATCGTACGCTTCGCTCGACAAGATGATCTGCCCGTTACTTGCTTTCAAGTTGAAGCGAAACTTTCCAGTCTTGCCCGACTTGATCTCAAATTTTCCTGCCATTATTTTCTCCTTACAAACTAAACTGATTTTCTTAACTAACTAAAACTAAATTTAAAAATGGAATTTCGAGGAAGTAACTAACAACGAATAAAATATCACACACGAAGACAAATGGCGCAAGTATTTTTTCATATTATGAAAAAATATTTTTTTAGACGTGAATTTGAAAATTGAGGCGGGTAAGTTATTTTAAAAAAATCTTGT is a window of Chloracidobacterium sp. DNA encoding:
- a CDS encoding YegP family protein, with amino-acid sequence MAGKFEIKSGKTGKFRFNLKASNGQIILSSEAYDTRSAATKGITSVKKNALNDKRFERKTAKDGSSYFVLKAANGEPIGKSEMYKTTKAMENGIASVGKNAPDAPVVDGDIKPMAKSASVSTGGSISKMATKAKKPAAKKAVAKKPAAKKAAAKKKPAMKRAAAKKPAAKKAVAKKPVAKKAAAKPAAKKAVAKKPAAKKPAAKKPAAKPAAKKTVAKKPAAKKAPAKKVVAKKPAAKKPAAKKPAAKKPAAKKK